One Halobacterium sp. DL1 DNA window includes the following coding sequences:
- a CDS encoding RNA-processing protein (similar to yeast Dim2p protein that is essential for 40S ribosomal subunit; structural studies show binding to 3' end of 16S rRNA in complex with archaeal IF2 alpha), which translates to MKHVKIPQDRIGALIGDGGETLRRIEQAAEVELDVDSQDGSVAIERVGDPVRGMKAPEIVRAIGRGFKPDEALSLLDDEMRMFDTIDIGRAARNDNDLRRKKGRLIGENGRTRELMEELTGANVVIYGSTFGVIGQPNEVDVARSAAEMLLDGAPHGAVYSFLERKRTEELKRQGMDYHEFPG; encoded by the coding sequence ATGAAACACGTGAAGATTCCGCAGGACCGGATCGGTGCGCTGATCGGCGACGGGGGTGAGACGCTCCGCCGAATCGAGCAGGCCGCAGAGGTCGAACTCGACGTCGACTCCCAGGACGGGTCGGTGGCCATCGAGCGGGTCGGCGACCCCGTGCGCGGGATGAAGGCCCCGGAGATCGTGCGGGCCATCGGTCGCGGGTTCAAGCCCGACGAGGCGCTCAGCCTCCTCGACGACGAGATGCGGATGTTCGACACCATCGACATCGGGCGCGCGGCGCGCAACGACAACGACCTCCGCCGGAAGAAGGGCCGGCTCATCGGTGAGAACGGCCGGACGCGGGAGCTGATGGAGGAACTCACGGGCGCGAACGTCGTCATCTACGGCTCGACGTTCGGCGTCATCGGCCAGCCGAACGAGGTCGACGTCGCCCGGTCGGCCGCCGAGATGCTGCTCGACGGCGCCCCGCACGGCGCGGTCTACTCGTTCCTCGAGCGCAAGCGCACCGAGGAGCTGAAACGACAGGGGATGGACTACCACGAGTTCCCCGGATAG
- a CDS encoding ornithine cyclodeaminase gives METLLLNKEDVDVNTPMPELISAVEDAFAAYENGNAQMPAKSYIDLPQYNGDFRSMPAYLDAGSWDAAGIKWVNVHPDNPDDFDLPTVMGTMVYSDPENAYPLALMDGTELTMKRTGAAAAVATDHLAVEDASSFGVVGAGVQAYTQLEAISAVRDIEEVVVSDIDDEAVQKFVDYFADSFDVRGGSISDAGHCDVLSTVTPVEEPLVAPEDLGDHTHVNAMGADAEGKHELADDILLASKLVIDDYAQTTHSGEINVPYNAGVLGDDDIYGEIGEIVTGQKDGRTAADTVTVFDSTGLAIQDIAAAHVVYEHADEHDNGYPFDLLGV, from the coding sequence ATGGAGACGCTGCTGCTCAACAAGGAGGACGTGGACGTCAACACGCCGATGCCGGAGCTGATATCGGCGGTCGAGGACGCGTTCGCCGCCTACGAGAACGGGAACGCCCAGATGCCCGCGAAGTCCTACATCGACCTCCCGCAGTACAACGGCGACTTCCGGTCGATGCCCGCCTACCTCGACGCCGGGTCCTGGGACGCCGCCGGCATCAAGTGGGTGAACGTCCACCCCGACAACCCCGACGACTTCGACCTCCCGACCGTAATGGGGACGATGGTGTACTCCGACCCGGAGAACGCCTACCCGCTCGCGCTCATGGACGGCACCGAACTCACGATGAAGCGCACCGGCGCGGCCGCCGCCGTCGCCACCGACCACCTCGCCGTCGAGGACGCCAGTTCCTTCGGCGTCGTCGGCGCGGGCGTCCAGGCGTACACGCAACTGGAGGCCATCTCCGCGGTCCGAGACATCGAGGAGGTTGTCGTCAGCGACATCGACGACGAGGCCGTCCAGAAGTTCGTCGACTACTTCGCGGACAGCTTTGACGTCCGCGGCGGCTCCATCTCGGACGCCGGCCACTGCGACGTGCTCTCGACGGTCACGCCAGTCGAGGAACCACTCGTCGCACCCGAGGACCTCGGCGACCACACGCACGTCAACGCGATGGGCGCCGACGCAGAGGGCAAACACGAGCTCGCTGACGACATCCTCCTCGCCAGCAAACTCGTCATCGACGACTACGCACAGACCACTCACTCCGGCGAGATCAACGTCCCGTACAACGCCGGCGTCCTCGGCGACGACGACATCTACGGCGAAATCGGCGAGATCGTCACCGGCCAGAAGGACGGCCGCACGGCGGCGGACACCGTCACCGTCTTCGACTCCACCGGCCTCGCCATCCAGGACATCGCCGCCGCCCACGTCGTCTACGAACACGCCGACGAACACGACAACGGCTACCCGTTCGACCTGCTGGGCGTCTAG
- a CDS encoding thermosome subunit, which translates to MAQQMGNQPLIVLSEDSQRTSGKDAQSMNITAGKAVAEAVRTTLGPKGMDKMLVDSTGEVVVTNDGVTILKEMDIEHPAANMIVEVAETQETEVGDGTTSAVVVSGELLSEAEDLLEQDIHATTLAQGYRQAAEQAKEFLEDAAIDVSADDTETLKKIAATAMTGKGAENAKDVLSSLVVSAVQSVADDDSVDTDNVKVEKVTGGAIENSELIEGVIVDKTRVSENMPFGVDDANIALVDDGLEIQETEIDTEVNVTDPDQLQQFLDQEEEQLKAMVDSLAEVGANVVFVDGGIDDMAQHYLAKEGILAVRRVKSDDFTRLSRATGANPVSNVKEIDADDLGDAGSVAQKDIGGDERIFVEDVEEAKSVTLVLRGGTEHVVDEVERAIEDALGVVRVTLEDGQVLPGGGAPETELAMQLRDFADSVGGREQLAVEAFADALEVIPRTLAENAGHDPIDSLVDLRSQHDGGDKAAGLDAYTGDVVNMTDDGVVEPLRVKTQAIESATEAAVMILRIDDVIAAGDLVGGQVGDDDGDDGPAGGPGGMGGGMGGMGGMGGAM; encoded by the coding sequence ATGGCGCAGCAGATGGGCAACCAGCCGCTGATTGTACTGTCCGAGGACAGTCAGCGCACCTCTGGCAAAGACGCACAGTCGATGAACATCACCGCCGGCAAAGCGGTCGCGGAAGCGGTCCGCACCACACTCGGCCCGAAGGGCATGGACAAGATGCTCGTCGACTCCACGGGCGAGGTCGTCGTCACGAACGACGGCGTCACCATCCTCAAGGAGATGGACATCGAGCACCCGGCGGCGAACATGATCGTCGAGGTCGCCGAGACCCAGGAGACCGAGGTCGGCGACGGCACCACCTCCGCCGTCGTCGTCTCCGGTGAACTCCTCTCGGAAGCCGAGGACCTCCTCGAGCAGGACATCCACGCCACCACGCTCGCGCAGGGCTACCGTCAGGCCGCAGAGCAGGCCAAGGAGTTCCTCGAGGACGCCGCCATCGACGTCTCCGCCGACGACACCGAGACCCTCAAGAAGATCGCCGCGACCGCCATGACCGGCAAGGGCGCGGAGAACGCCAAGGACGTGCTCTCCAGCCTCGTCGTCAGCGCGGTCCAGTCCGTCGCCGACGACGACTCCGTCGACACGGACAACGTGAAAGTCGAGAAGGTCACCGGCGGCGCCATCGAGAACTCCGAGCTCATCGAGGGCGTCATCGTCGACAAGACCCGCGTCAGCGAGAACATGCCGTTCGGCGTCGACGACGCGAACATCGCGCTCGTCGACGACGGCCTCGAGATCCAGGAGACTGAGATCGACACCGAGGTCAACGTCACCGACCCCGACCAGCTCCAGCAGTTCCTCGACCAGGAAGAGGAGCAGCTCAAGGCGATGGTCGACTCCCTCGCCGAGGTCGGCGCCAACGTCGTCTTCGTCGACGGCGGCATCGACGACATGGCCCAGCACTACCTCGCGAAGGAGGGCATCCTCGCCGTCCGCCGCGTGAAGTCCGACGACTTCACCCGACTGTCCCGCGCCACGGGCGCCAACCCGGTCTCGAACGTCAAGGAGATCGACGCCGACGACCTCGGTGACGCCGGCAGCGTCGCCCAGAAGGACATCGGCGGCGACGAGCGCATCTTCGTCGAGGACGTCGAGGAAGCCAAGAGCGTCACCCTCGTCCTCCGCGGCGGGACCGAGCACGTCGTCGACGAGGTCGAGCGCGCCATCGAGGACGCCCTCGGCGTCGTGCGCGTCACCCTCGAGGACGGTCAGGTCCTCCCCGGCGGCGGCGCACCCGAGACCGAACTCGCGATGCAGCTCCGCGACTTCGCCGACTCCGTCGGCGGCCGCGAACAGCTCGCCGTCGAAGCGTTCGCCGACGCGCTGGAAGTCATCCCGCGCACCCTCGCGGAGAACGCCGGCCACGACCCCATCGACTCCCTCGTGGACCTGCGCTCCCAGCACGACGGCGGCGACAAGGCCGCGGGCCTCGACGCCTACACCGGTGACGTCGTCAACATGACCGACGACGGCGTCGTCGAGCCGCTCCGCGTCAAGACCCAGGCCATCGAGTCCGCCACCGAGGCGGCCGTCATGATCCTGCGCATCGACGACGTCATCGCGGCCGGCGACCTCGTGGGTGGCCAGGTCGGCGACGACGACGGCGACGACGGCCCCGCCGGCGGCCCCGGCGGCATGGGCGGCGGCATGGGCGGCATGGGCGGCATGGGCGGCGCGATGTGA